TTATTCTTACCATGTTGTGCAGAAACCCGTTACCGTTTATCTCTATGCAGATAACCTTGTCTTCCCTGTAGCATCTTATGTTGTTGATTCTTCTGACATTGTTCTCACGCAGGCTCGTTTGTACGCAGAATGAAGTGAAGTCGTGTTCGCCTTCGAAATATTTCAGCAGTTCACACATCCTTTTATAGTTAAGCTCGTCTTTAACCCACCATGTCCGCCCCGCAAGCATTGCAGAACGCACCCTCGAAGGAAAAATCCTGTACAGGTAAGTTTTGCTGACAGCGTTAAGCTGGGCGTGAAAATCTTCAGGGACGTCTTCAACAGAACTGATAGAAATATCTTCCGGCAGCATACTGTTAAGTCCCATGTGGACATTTTCAGGGGGGATATATCTTTCGGTTCTGAAGTTTGCGACCTGTCCCAGTGCGTGCACACCGGAATCTGTTCTGCCGGAGCCTATCACTGTAACTTTGGTTTTATACATTTTGCTCAGTGCCTTATGGAGTTCTTCCTGTACGGTGCGTCCGTTCGGCTGAACCTGCCATCCGGCAAAGTCTGTGCCGACGTATTCTACTATTAGCTTTTTATTATACAGCATAGACTATCACGCAAGCGACAGATAAAAGCGCTGCCAGCCCTTCGGCGGTTCTGATGCGGGGGAGTGGGGGAGTGTCGTATTTGCCGGCAAGTACATCATCGGCAACAACAGCAGATTGATGTGTGACCCCTTCTGCCACGGGTTTTATGTATAGTTCAGGTTTCAGCAGGGCTTTGAACGGCATGTTTCTGTACTCAGGCATATTTTTAATGTGTCTGGCTGTGTCTCGTGACTGGGCAATGAAGACAGGTATGAATTCCATAGCAACCATGAGGACAGTTTTCAGGTTAATGGCATGTTTCCCCCGAAAAGGGTACATTATTACCGCCACCAGTGTTTTCGGGTCTGTTGTCAGAGTCAGGAGTATTGAGAACATAATTATCAGTGCAAACCTGTAAGTGAGACTGATAGAAAGTTCCACCCCGCCGCCAAAAATAAGGTTTATGAGAAAAGTTGATATAAGTATAAGCGCAAAAGGTTTAACTTTCTTTATAATCTGCTTTGTATCAGCTTTAGTCAGGGCAGCAATCCCAAAAAATAAAAAAGTAAAAAACAAATAAGAGATGAAATCGGCGGAGACCGCAGCTCCCTGTATTACAGCCAGGAAGATAACCAGTCTGACAGCGGGATGTATCTGTTGTATATAATGCCCCGCAGGGGCGTATCCGCCGCCGTCCATATCAGGCTTACGCCTCTTTATTGTTTTCTTCGCTCTCTGTGAGTTTTTTCTTATCTTCTTCCGGTGTGATGTCTACTGCTTCTTCTGCGTCTTTTGCCGCTTTTTTAAAGTTCTTGATAGCTTTGCCCATTCCCTCGCCAATCTGCGGGAGTTTGCCTGCACCGAAGAGTACAACAGCTATAAGAAGAATAATGATGATTTCCTGTGATCCAAGACCAAACATGGTAACCTCCGTAAGCTATCCTGAGACAGCTTGATTTACTACTTAAATATATGCAAATCCAGAATTATTCAATAAGAATTTCTTTAAGGATTTTTACGTCTGCTAAAATACCATGCAGCAAAGAGAAAAACAGCCAGCCAGCCGTATCCTCCGGTTGCAAAAAGTGTTAAGCCTTTATGAGTTGTGACATTACAGTCAAGGCTGTTTTTTACTCCGAGAGGGATCATCCCGTTTATTTTTCCGGAAGGGTCAATACATGCGGAAATTCCTGATTGAGCCGCTCTGAGAAGAGGCTTGCGAAATTCCACAGCACGCATAACATCAGCCGCAAGGTGCTGATATGGTCCGGTAGTATCTCCGAACCAGCTGTCATTAGTGACCACTGTTATAATATCCGCACCCAGCATCACCTGGTCACGCACCAGATGGCTGTACATGCTTTCGTAGCATATCATAGGAGCCGCTGTGAATTTGTCAGCAACAAAGACAGTCGGCTCACTGCCGGGAGTGAAATCTTCCGCTCCCTGAAAAAAGTAAAAGTCAATTGGCTTGAAAAGTGTTTTCAGAGGAAAATACTCCCCGAAAGGTACAAGGTGAAGTTTGTCGTATACGCTCACATTGTTTTTATCGAAGAAGAACACGCTGTTTTTGTATGAGCGTTTTTCATCCTTTTCTGTGAATCTCATACCGCCTGCTATTACAGGGGTTTGCTCCCCTGCTATGTCGAGCATCTGATATCCTGCGAAGCTTTCGTTGAGGAAAGCAGGATAAACAGTTTCCGGCAGTAAGATCATGTCAAGCTTTTCCGTCTGCGGCTGCCTCAGCAGACCGTTTACGACAGCCATATGATCATATTTCTTTTCGGGGATCCACTTTTCCGCCTGAGAGTATGCGGGCTGTATAACCCTGACTTTCAGGTTGCTGCCTGCATAATCTCTATTTTGCACAGTATATCCATATATAAGTGAAGCCAAAGTAAAGATTATGGCAAATATTACAGATTGCCTGTTTTTATCTGTTACTGCTGATGCAAGTGATACATTCATATAGGAAATTATTAATGATACACCGAAAGCTCCGGTTATTTCTGCAATTTGTATGGCGGGGAGGAAAGAGTATTGGGTATGTGAAAGGTTAAGCATGGGAAAGCCGGTAAAGATCGTTGACTTTGCCACTTCCAGCGCAACGATTACACAGGCAAGCAGGAGGTTAGCCCCCCGTTTTTTTATGTACAGCCAACCAAAAACACCCCAGAACAGCCCCAGCAGTGCAGAAAAAAGCACTGCAACAACCCAGCCCACAAGAAGTGGGGCATTGCCGAATTCCGACACTGCATTGACAACCCAGTGTATGTTCATAATGAAATACGCTGTGCCGAACAGCCACGCAGTAAGAAAGCCTCTTTTAGAATACGTTATAGCCAGAAGCATAGGGATCAGAGCAAAGTATGCTACATACCAGATATCATGACCGGGTGATGCTGCCGTTAGAAGTACAGATGATAATAGTGCGCCAATGCACACGATAAAAATATTTTTCATACAGGGATAATATTATAAGGCGGGAAGATAGTAAAGGCTTATGGGCGGCACTTAATGCCGAACCTTCTGCAGAATTTTCCAAATACATTACCGGACATTACAGAACCGTTAAGAACTTCAACATTGATCTTGTCTGCCATACCTCTGCCGAGGGCGAGAGTTGTCCCCTCACATGACACAGAAAGCTGACCTGTACCGTCATTTTTCAGAACTTCAAAGCGTGCTCCGTGAAAGAGACCTATCTCTTTAAGACGGCGTACAAAACGGCATGACTCGTGGTCTTCGCAGTTCATGACAAAATTTTTGACAATACCCCTGCTGCCTGGTTCGAGCATTGAGAGAGGCATTACGTTTTCTTTAACTGCAGCAGGCGCTTCACAGCATATATTGTGCATATGTTTACCATCCATTTAAGCTAGTATATGCTTATTGATAAACAGTATCAATATCAAAAGTGACTTTTTTCTAAAAAAAATGAACATAGCCGGGGTCAGATTGTATATAACTGGTAATGTTGCTCATATTTCTTGAAGTGTTTTTGATATATATGTATACTATAATATGGTGACAAAATTATTCTGGAAAAACGAAAAGTTAAAAGCTATTATCAACCAGCCTTTACAGTTCGTTTCGGGAGCATTAACGTGAAAGAGAAAGATACACAAAAAATATTTACCGAATATCTTGCCAAGCAGAACCTGCGTATGACATCACAAAGAGAACTTATTCTCAAAACATTGTGCAGGCAAAAAAAACATGTCACAGCGGAACAGCTTTATGAGCAGCTGAAGAAAACCGATAAAAGCATCGGGCACGCCACTGTGTATCGTACTCTGAAACTGCTTACAGAAGCGGGCATTGCGAGAGAACTGAATTTTGGTGAAGGCTCAATTCGTTACGAACCAGATACTGATAATACCCACCATGATCATCTGGTGTGCGTTCAGTGTGGTGAAAATGTGGAATTTTTTGATGAAGATATAGAAAAGCTTCAGCAGGCTGTTGCAGAAAAATATGGTTATGAGCTTATGGACCACTCCATGAATCTCTACGGAACCTGTTCTAAATGCAGGGGTAAAGCTGATTAGTTCATCAGGCTGGTAACCGGAACTATCTCCACTCCCATCTCTTCTATCTGCCTGAAACTGTTTTCCAGAACAGATATCGTATCCTTTCTGAGGTGACCTATTGCGATGGCGCTTCCGTTTGCCAAAGCTTTTTTGGCTGCCTGCATCAGCACATCATGCACATGATTCCTTTTAGCCGACTTTGTAACCAGACCCGGCTCTTCATTATCAAGGAAAATATCATTTCTTCCGCATTTCAGGGTTGTTTCTTTACACACGTCATATGCGACAGTCGCCCGTGATGTATGACTGTCCAGAAACCCAGGAGTATACTTACTGATCTCTTTCAGCGCCTGTTCCATCTTTTCCCTGCTCTCTGTAAAGGCTGACCCTGTGTGATTGTTTGCGCCATCCAGTTTTATCGGAAAGTAGTCAAAGTTTGCCTTTGTGACGGCAGCGATGACTGTCTCCGGCATGTTAAGGAACAACGCTCCTTTGCCCGGATCAAACTTAGGGTATGAGCGGGGCTGCATAGGGAAGTGCAGAAATACGGGCTTGCCTGCTTTTCGGGCGAGGAGAGCAGTCTCTTTCCCATAGGGGGTAAACGGGATTACAGCAAAAGTCGCCGGATATTGCAGAGCCGCTAGCTGTTTAGCCAGTGACATGCTGTATCCGCAGTCGTCTATTACAACAGCGAGCTTTGCTTTGAATGTCTTTTTAGCAGGAGGGATCACCGGCTCAGGTTTTGAAGGTGCTGCGGGTTTTCGTTTCTGTACGGTCGTTACAGGTCTAGGGTAGCTGAAAGATATATTATAAATCCCGTGGCTGTCCTCTGCTGTGAGAATGTTTTTACCATCCACTGTTATCTTGTTTTTACTTAGATATTTCTTAAGATATTCTGTCAGTTTTTCCGCTGATCTTGAAGAGGGTGCTTCAATTTTGATATCGTTTCCGGAGACAGTAAGTTTGTCATTTTTAATGGAGTGCTCAAACATGAAGAGCTTTACTGTGTCCATGACTGTCTTTGTCTCAACTTCTTTTACTACAGTACGTGTGACCGTTTCTTTCTGAACTATCGGTTTTGGAGCAGGGGGGGGGGGCCCGCCGGAGAATCTGAGTACGATAAAAGCCGCCAGCAGGAGCAAGGGGATCAGCGCCAGCAGAGTGGTAAGGGGGAGCTTTCTGTCGGGCTGTTTCCTTTTATAATTTCTGCGTGTATTTTTTTTGGCTGCCGGTTTTCTGGCAGTTGTTTTCTTTGCCGCAGGTTTTCTTGATGTTGTTTTTCTTGTTGAATTAGTTTTTCTAGGGGGCATTTTACCAGGATATCATTTTTGTATTTTCAGCCATAAGGTACTTAAAGGTGATAGCGGGGTCTGCCTGTTCGCACCCTGCAATGATGTCTGTAGGCTGAATCTGGAAAATTTTCAGGCAGTCTTTGCCGGCATAAAT
This window of the Denitrovibrio acetiphilus DSM 12809 genome carries:
- the truA gene encoding tRNA pseudouridine(38-40) synthase TruA; protein product: MLYNKKLIVEYVGTDFAGWQVQPNGRTVQEELHKALSKMYKTKVTVIGSGRTDSGVHALGQVANFRTERYIPPENVHMGLNSMLPEDISISSVEDVPEDFHAQLNAVSKTYLYRIFPSRVRSAMLAGRTWWVKDELNYKRMCELLKYFEGEHDFTSFCVQTSLRENNVRRINNIRCYREDKVICIEINGNGFLHNMVRIIAGTVVEALRKGYGDEYIKEAIEGRDRSKAGPTAHAAGLYLKKVYY
- a CDS encoding energy-coupling factor transporter transmembrane component T family protein — its product is MDGGGYAPAGHYIQQIHPAVRLVIFLAVIQGAAVSADFISYLFFTFLFFGIAALTKADTKQIIKKVKPFALILISTFLINLIFGGGVELSISLTYRFALIIMFSILLTLTTDPKTLVAVIMYPFRGKHAINLKTVLMVAMEFIPVFIAQSRDTARHIKNMPEYRNMPFKALLKPELYIKPVAEGVTHQSAVVADDVLAGKYDTPPLPRIRTAEGLAALLSVACVIVYAV
- the tatA gene encoding twin-arginine translocase TatA/TatE family subunit, with the protein product MFGLGSQEIIIILLIAVVLFGAGKLPQIGEGMGKAIKNFKKAAKDAEEAVDITPEEDKKKLTESEENNKEA
- the lnt gene encoding apolipoprotein N-acyltransferase, which encodes MKNIFIVCIGALLSSVLLTAASPGHDIWYVAYFALIPMLLAITYSKRGFLTAWLFGTAYFIMNIHWVVNAVSEFGNAPLLVGWVVAVLFSALLGLFWGVFGWLYIKKRGANLLLACVIVALEVAKSTIFTGFPMLNLSHTQYSFLPAIQIAEITGAFGVSLIISYMNVSLASAVTDKNRQSVIFAIIFTLASLIYGYTVQNRDYAGSNLKVRVIQPAYSQAEKWIPEKKYDHMAVVNGLLRQPQTEKLDMILLPETVYPAFLNESFAGYQMLDIAGEQTPVIAGGMRFTEKDEKRSYKNSVFFFDKNNVSVYDKLHLVPFGEYFPLKTLFKPIDFYFFQGAEDFTPGSEPTVFVADKFTAAPMICYESMYSHLVRDQVMLGADIITVVTNDSWFGDTTGPYQHLAADVMRAVEFRKPLLRAAQSGISACIDPSGKINGMIPLGVKNSLDCNVTTHKGLTLFATGGYGWLAVFLFAAWYFSRRKNP
- a CDS encoding FeoA family protein codes for the protein MDGKHMHNICCEAPAAVKENVMPLSMLEPGSRGIVKNFVMNCEDHESCRFVRRLKEIGLFHGARFEVLKNDGTGQLSVSCEGTTLALGRGMADKINVEVLNGSVMSGNVFGKFCRRFGIKCRP
- a CDS encoding Fur family transcriptional regulator, producing the protein MKEKDTQKIFTEYLAKQNLRMTSQRELILKTLCRQKKHVTAEQLYEQLKKTDKSIGHATVYRTLKLLTEAGIARELNFGEGSIRYEPDTDNTHHDHLVCVQCGENVEFFDEDIEKLQQAVAEKYGYELMDHSMNLYGTCSKCRGKAD
- a CDS encoding divergent polysaccharide deacetylase family protein, with amino-acid sequence MPPRKTNSTRKTTSRKPAAKKTTARKPAAKKNTRRNYKRKQPDRKLPLTTLLALIPLLLLAAFIVLRFSGGPPPPAPKPIVQKETVTRTVVKEVETKTVMDTVKLFMFEHSIKNDKLTVSGNDIKIEAPSSRSAEKLTEYLKKYLSKNKITVDGKNILTAEDSHGIYNISFSYPRPVTTVQKRKPAAPSKPEPVIPPAKKTFKAKLAVVIDDCGYSMSLAKQLAALQYPATFAVIPFTPYGKETALLARKAGKPVFLHFPMQPRSYPKFDPGKGALFLNMPETVIAAVTKANFDYFPIKLDGANNHTGSAFTESREKMEQALKEISKYTPGFLDSHTSRATVAYDVCKETTLKCGRNDIFLDNEEPGLVTKSAKRNHVHDVLMQAAKKALANGSAIAIGHLRKDTISVLENSFRQIEEMGVEIVPVTSLMN